Proteins encoded within one genomic window of Patescibacteria group bacterium:
- a CDS encoding RNA polymerase sigma factor, producing the protein MSSISQKILLMKLKTKDPEIFGHFYDLYVSRIYQFIYFKVSSREEAEDLTAETFLKIWEYIFENKKIDNLNAFTYQVARNLVIDFYRKRSQQRLIPDSDESLEQLPDTKTMPVDQRVALASDVEKLEKYLRQMKDEYREVIVLKFFDELSISEIASVLGKSNGSVRVLAHRALNTLKELVERDEK; encoded by the coding sequence ATGAGCAGTATTTCACAGAAAATCTTGTTAATGAAGTTAAAGACCAAAGATCCGGAAATCTTCGGTCATTTTTATGATTTATATGTCAGTCGTATTTATCAGTTTATTTATTTTAAGGTTTCTTCCCGTGAGGAAGCTGAAGACTTAACCGCCGAAACTTTTTTGAAGATCTGGGAATACATTTTTGAGAATAAAAAAATTGACAATCTAAACGCTTTCACTTATCAGGTAGCGCGCAATCTCGTGATTGATTTCTATCGTAAGCGATCGCAGCAAAGATTGATTCCTGATTCCGATGAAAGTTTGGAGCAGTTACCCGATACTAAGACTATGCCGGTAGACCAGCGGGTAGCTCTAGCCTCTGATGTAGAAAAGCTAGAAAAATATCTACGTCAGATGAAAGACGAATACCGTGAGGTGATCGTCCTGAAGTTTTTCGACGAATTAAGCATTAGTGAGATTGCCAGCGTGCTTGGCAAAAGCAACGGTAGCGTGAGGGTTTTGGCTCATCGCGCACTCAATACACTTAAAGAATTAGTTGAAAGAGATGAAAAATAA
- a CDS encoding DUF5667 domain-containing protein codes for MKNKDFINKLKEIKTGQPDSEWVKRNRDILLYQVKAQQSSRFEMFSKDGANYTWSVFRLLFPTSFAYRLTAVVCLMLVLIASSSVTTTWADRSLPGDFLYPVKLTSERVQLAFTFDQESETKLQVEFAGKRLQEVEQISLGDESDVNKADKIKTSLNGYKKNIQQVKNDLEKINKESEPGKAAELASLVSKQVGDYSTVLGNKATVPTSDINEAILASDQVVDKSIDVVLEKYQQVGGTSVPVSPQELAIIFNKKAEIISKFIENIEVTIKAGKDLTASATGENKESVQKEAGDALGKFLVKLETAKNDFNKVKETFASGETITALKDIVNISSTVKDLQGDVYSFVQDLRNKVKVEMPEVKGEEIETGDSKNSQLEDLK; via the coding sequence ATGAAAAATAAAGATTTCATCAATAAGCTAAAAGAAATTAAAACCGGTCAACCGGACTCCGAGTGGGTCAAACGGAACCGGGATATTTTGTTATACCAAGTTAAGGCCCAGCAGAGTTCTCGTTTCGAAATGTTTTCCAAAGACGGGGCTAATTATACATGGAGCGTATTTCGTTTATTATTTCCAACCAGCTTTGCCTATAGATTGACTGCCGTAGTTTGTTTGATGTTGGTTTTAATCGCCAGTAGTTCTGTTACCACTACTTGGGCTGATCGCAGTTTGCCTGGGGATTTTTTGTATCCGGTAAAATTAACATCCGAACGTGTTCAGCTAGCTTTTACTTTTGATCAAGAGTCGGAAACCAAATTGCAAGTCGAGTTTGCCGGTAAAAGACTGCAGGAAGTTGAACAGATTAGTCTGGGAGACGAGTCAGATGTTAATAAGGCCGACAAGATAAAGACTTCATTAAATGGTTATAAGAAAAATATTCAACAAGTAAAGAACGATTTGGAAAAGATAAACAAGGAAAGTGAACCGGGAAAAGCAGCCGAACTCGCCTCTTTGGTAAGTAAGCAAGTTGGTGATTATTCCACGGTCTTGGGTAACAAGGCTACTGTTCCAACGTCAGATATAAATGAGGCGATACTTGCGTCCGATCAGGTAGTTGATAAGAGTATTGATGTGGTTTTGGAAAAATATCAGCAAGTTGGCGGTACTAGCGTGCCGGTTTCTCCGCAGGAGCTCGCTATTATTTTTAATAAAAAAGCGGAAATAATTAGTAAGTTTATAGAAAATATAGAAGTGACTATCAAAGCGGGTAAAGATCTGACCGCTAGTGCTACCGGAGAGAACAAAGAATCTGTCCAAAAAGAAGCCGGAGACGCTCTGGGTAAATTTTTGGTTAAATTAGAAACTGCAAAAAACGACTTTAATAAAGTAAAAGAAACTTTTGCTAGCGGAGAAACGATAACGGCACTGAAAGATATCGTTAATATTTCTTCGACAGTAAAAGATTTGCAGGGCGATGTTTATAGCTTTGTTCAGGATTTACGAAATAAAGTAAAGGTTGAAATGCCGGAGGTTAAGGGCGAAGAGATAGAAACGGGAGACAGCAAAAATAGCCAATTGGAGGATTTAAAATAA
- a CDS encoding tetratricopeptide repeat protein, whose translation MTDFIRKRWPKIVVAVIFVVLAGTFLWKSNIKEGQLEWGSVEGLNLTDQQKQQYEETVKKLEDSNGDKKNPTALSDLARLRDQGGDPEGSIKIYQKALAEEPDNTLVLYNLADVYYSIGDYGKTEEMYRRIINNHPLEMPVYRRLFDLYRDKIKTKYPSVLEILLRGWQYNSDRPAEFIKMLALYYSDMGDIETAKQYYQQLLIIEPNNQDARDQLKRLGGK comes from the coding sequence ATGACTGATTTTATAAGAAAACGTTGGCCCAAGATAGTTGTTGCCGTGATATTTGTAGTGTTAGCCGGTACTTTTTTATGGAAATCAAATATCAAAGAAGGTCAGTTGGAGTGGGGTTCGGTAGAGGGACTTAATCTAACTGATCAGCAAAAACAGCAATACGAAGAAACAGTGAAAAAGTTGGAAGACAGTAACGGCGACAAAAAAAATCCGACTGCACTTTCTGATTTAGCGCGACTTCGTGATCAGGGCGGTGATCCAGAAGGATCTATAAAAATTTACCAAAAAGCTTTAGCTGAAGAGCCGGACAATACTTTAGTTTTGTACAATTTAGCTGATGTATACTATTCGATAGGCGACTATGGTAAAACAGAAGAAATGTACCGTCGGATAATTAACAATCATCCGCTGGAGATGCCGGTTTATCGTCGGTTATTTGATTTATATCGAGATAAAATAAAAACTAAATATCCGTCGGTATTGGAAATTTTATTACGCGGTTGGCAGTACAATTCCGATCGACCGGCAGAATTTATAAAAATGCTCGCGCTGTATTATAGCGATATGGGAGACATTGAAACTGCTAAACAATATTATCAACAGCTTTTGATAATCGAGCCAAATAATCAAGATGCCAGAGATCAGCTCAAGCGTCTTGGAGGGAAATAA